The following nucleotide sequence is from Terriglobales bacterium.
ACGCTGCTCCCCCTGGGCCTGACCATGGTGATGTTCGTGTGGGGAGCGAGCCTGTTCTTCGCGGAAAACCGCCCGCCGCGCGACTCGCTGAAGATCTACGTGGTGGGCAAGCAGTGGATGTGGAAGGTGCAGCACATGGACGGGACGCGGGAGATCAACGAGCTGCACGTGCCCGTGAACCGCGACATCGAGCTCATCACCGTCTCCCAGGACGTGATCCACAGCTTCTTCATTCCCGAGTTCCGCATCAAGCAGGACGTGCTGCCGGGCCGCTACCGCCACTTCTGGTTCCGGCCCACGCGGGTGGGGACGTATCATCTGTTCTGCGCCGAGTACTGCGGCACGCAGCACTCCCGCATGACCGGGCAGGTGGTGGTGATGGAGCCGGCGGCCTACGAGCAGTGGCTGGGCGGCGGGCCGGGCGGCTCGCTGTCGGCCTCGGGCGAGCGGCTCTTCCAGCAACTGGGCTGCGCCACCTGCCACAAGGCCGACGCCAGCGGACGCGGGCCCAGCCTGGTGGGCCTGTTCGGCC
It contains:
- the coxB gene encoding cytochrome c oxidase subunit II, yielding MWQTLPLFPQEASSLAAQVDQLYFFLVTVAAFFSAGIFLTIFYFAIRYRRSRHPHAHEVEGALPLELAWTLLPLGLTMVMFVWGASLFFAENRPPRDSLKIYVVGKQWMWKVQHMDGTREINELHVPVNRDIELITVSQDVIHSFFIPEFRIKQDVLPGRYRHFWFRPTRVGTYHLFCAEYCGTQHSRMTGQVVVMEPAAYEQWLGGGPGGSLSASGERLFQQLGCATCHKADASGRGPSLVGLFGQTVKMADGRALVADENYLRTCVTNPDATRVAGFPAIMPNFSTQVSEEGLLQLVEYIKSLKQPPGQPAPAAAGAKGQ